Proteins from one Setaria italica strain Yugu1 chromosome V, Setaria_italica_v2.0, whole genome shotgun sequence genomic window:
- the LOC101784996 gene encoding WRKY transcription factor WRKY24, with protein MAASLGLLGHEASCYAAASYPPPAASSYCFPPELVADSGAVTMEFPPAAAISDYFFLPEIMGARATDYYASPPAPVFASGGGTSGGGAAAENEMVNVSYVDDDGRRMVMSGSGGNNGGGRPSPRIGFRTRSEVDVLDDGFKWRKYGKKAVKSSPNPRNYYRCSAEGCGVKKRVERDRDDPRYVVTTYDGVHNHAAPGSGGACLAPPRGAQTQSMPCSTPLVAAPWSAPGGAPCDAWGMHTQLMHAATAAHSFSESSY; from the exons ATGGCGGCGTCGCTGGGGCTACTCGGCCACGAGGCGAGCTGCTACGCCGCAGCCTCCtacccgccgcccgcggcctccTCGTACTGCTTCCCTCCCGAGCTCGTGGCGGACAGCGGTGCCGTGACGATGGAgttcccgccggccgccgccatctctgACTACTTCTTCCTCCCGGAGATCATGGGCGCTCGCGCAACCGACTACtacgcctcgccgccggcgccggtgttcgccagcggcggcggcaccagcggcggcggcgccgccgcggagaaTGAGATGGTGAACGT GAGCTACGTGGACGATGACGGGAGGAGGATGGTGATGAGCGGATCGGGTGGGAAtaatggcggcgggcggccgtcGCCGCGGATCGGGTTCCGGACGAGGTCGGAGGTGGACGTGCTGGACGACGGCTTCAAGTGGCGCAAGTACGGCAAGAAGGCGGTCAAGAGCAGCCCCAACCCGAG GAACTACTACCGGTGCTCGGCGGAGGGGTGCGGCGTGAAGAAGCGCGTGGAGCGGGACCGCGACGACCCGCGCTACGTCGTCACCACCTACGACGGCGTCCACAACCACGCCGCGCCAGGGTCCGGCGGTGCATGCCTCGCCCCGCCGCGCGGGGCCCAGACCCAGAGCATGCCGTGCTCGACGCCCCTGGTGGCGGCGCCGTGGAGCGCGCCCGGCGGCGCTCCCTGTGACGCGTGGGGGATGCACACGCAGCTGATGCATGCCGCGACGGCGGCTCACTCGTTTTCGGAATCGTCGTACTGA